The region TTATTATGCGTGTAACCACTAAGCATTAATATGCTTGTTACCACTAAGAAATACATAAAgacacttaaaaaaaaatataaccaaCAATTACAAATTAACTATCATTTAACACTCCCTCTTAATTTGTAATCATAATAGCATCATTGAATTTCTGAAGCTTCTCAAAAGACATCGGTTTGGTAAGAACATATGCGGGTTGTTCTCCGGTATTGATAAAATGCAAGTAAATTTACTTCTTTAGCACCATGTCACGAATGTACTTGTGACGCAACTCAATGTGCTTTAACCTTCCATGAAAAACTAGGTTCTTGGACATTGCTATTGCAGATTGGTCGTCACAAAAGATAGATGTAATGGTGATTCTTCTCTAGTATGTGCTGGGGATGATATTTGCTGCAGTGACCAAATGTCAGCCTCTCTACTGGTAATGGTGATTCTTCTCTAGTATGTGTTGGGGATGATATGCAACCCTAAGAACTTTACATAGTAAATTATGCATTTGAGTTAACATTAACATTCTTGAAGAAGTCTTACAACATGCTCATATTAATATAACTGTGATAATGGTAATTTATTGGGATATGGtaattagttttattttgaGATATCTCCGATAATCTTCATTGTCTGCTAGGAGTGGGTTAATTTGGGAAGGGccatctcttttttctttttcttttagatTTGTATGAGGATTAATCACTCATATTTTTGTTATagatattttactattttttaagGTGGTTGTTATTACAAGCACTCCTCAAACAAAAAATAAGTGTTGAAGTTTTTGCAAGAGAAATACCCTTCTACATCTAAGGTCGTACTGACCAAGAAACTAGACAAGATATTAGAAATTGTTGATAGCCGTGTGCAGATTTGTTAGAATAACAATTGAATACTGAAAACACAACTAAACCCAATTAAAATTTTACACTCCAACTCTTGTACAAGACACTTGTATGGTTCCTGATCCTAGGTGTTGTGCAAGTAGCTAGCTCTCTGCTCCCTAGAAAATAAAAACTTGAACGGTAGAAGACATTGCTATTATACTTGAAGATCATAAATTCTATTTTAGGACTAAGTCGTAGTTCTTATCTTTTGTTGATTTTATGATCTCATTCATATCCAGTGAAGAAAGAAAATAGTCAAGCTTGAATGGTATGATATAATTTTGACtgaataataatttttcttcaatttcaaaattaaatgtGGTTGAAAGGGCAGAGAACTGGGGTGTGGTCAAGAAAAAGGTGCTTAGAACCTGCTAGTATAATAAACTTGTTACtttaaaatatttatgtatAGATTTAAAACTAGACATCACATTATTGTTGTTGGTAATTTCTTAGGTATTTGTTGGGTCGATGGcaatgttggttttgttgatgGAGGAGTGCACTGGACTTGGAtaagtgtgtgttttttttgtcTCCTTGGAGGTGCTATTTTGGTTTTTTAAATATGTACTATTTTTCCATCACCAagtttttcccaagggggttttcctggtaaggttttaatgaggcatgttTTTAAAAATCCCTGCTTCCAAGGGGGTTGCTCAAATGTTTTTTTCGAGttgtaatttaattttctatattcTTTTTAGCTTTCTTTTCTACTTGCtcattgtattgggttgaagtaccccccgtacttcatttcaatatattatttagcttataaaaaaacaagaaaatgcCTAGGAATTGAATTGTTTCGAAAGAAAAGTCCGGATTACCATAAAAACCCtagagtggccgagagctaagTGTGGTGTTACGGGtgagaaaaatattttcttgaAGCTTAGAATTAATGCATGAGTTAGGTTGGATTCAGGAGAATGTCGGGTTGAGATTAGCAATGAATATGCATGCTTTAAGTTTTCTTAAAACACTTATTGATGTATGAATTTGAAACTTGAGATTTTGGTAATTCAAGATAAGCTTTGTATGGAAGTTTAGTTGGTGAATTTGGCATAGAAATTCTATGAAGATGACTaggaataaattattttttgaagaaaaagtttggttCCCTAAGAACCTAGTGTGGCCATGAGCATGCCCTATGAGTGTGGggtgaaaatataatttttaaagcCTAGAATTTATGCATGATACCAGAGTTTTCAAATGGGAAAGTTTGGGTGTTAGAAAGCATTTCGAAACTTACGTTTTCTCTCTTGGCCATGGGTCAATTAttggggttggggtttgattgCTTCTTGTTGAACTTGTTTTAATTAGATTATGTTTCTTTATTCTAGGACCGCAACTCTTATGCACTACTACTCGTGAAGGTAGGAGTAACTCAGTCTAGAAGTgtcatttgagtcttgcatgctttaattgaattgcttgtgtttgagatgaaggtgtttagtTTGATGGTCATTGGGTTGTGAATTTGGCATGTTTTACTATATTGTATGCTTGCTGAATTTTGAGGAATATTTATTGTCTAATTGATGACCTCATTGTGTATATGGCATGAATTGCTCAATAACTTACATGCTGAAAATACTATGTAAATCGCCTTGTTGTTAATGTTGATTTGATGAGTTCTTAAGCATATTTATTAATACTTATGCTTGCTGAAATTTGGAGTAACTTAATTTGATTATTGGACTTGGAAATTATTGATTGAGTGACTAGTGAGGTCACGAGATTTTGTTGGCTAACTTGGGCATATAGTGTTTGAAACTTGACGTGGCAATGGCAATGAGATGGTAATTTGTTCCATGAGATTGTCCTATTCTTTGGAATGTTTGGGTTATTTGAAGTGGCAATGAGATGGTAATTTGTCCCATGAGACTGTCTCACTCTTCGGAATGTTGGATTATTTGAAGTGGCAATGAGATGGTAATTTGTACCATGAGATTGTATCACTCTACGGAATATTTGGATTATTTGAAGTGGCAATGAGATGCTAATTTGTCCCATAgagatggcaatgggtagggtttgggtagggtactatagtacccatccccatacccacattttaaaaacatactcgtacccgtccccatacccgtGTGGGTAACAACTTCAGTGCCCATCCCCGTACCATATGGGTACATATATGCCCGTATCCGTACCCAATACCCGCAAtttacttaaataaaatataattttccgTATTTacatttttcaataaaaaagaaCATGATTGCTATTATAAAATGGAaacacattaattaaaaatacaaaacatCATCCAAATACATTAAGTATAAATTCAACACCTTAGACTCAAAATATAACATAATATAACGTATGTATGAGAAAAAAATAGTGTATGAGAAAGAAAcggcctgatgatgatgaaataGGGTTTGTATCTGAAGTTGAAAAGAATTAGTGGCAGGTTGAAAATGTATGATCTTAGATTGGTAATTTCCAATAAGTTTCTTGGTAATTGCTAATCAATTAAAactatttttgttttcatttctaGGCTATGATTATATCAACCAAAAGTcagatttattaatatttttttcctatCATAATCTCATAGTAGTCAAGATTTTCGGTTTCTAaccaaatttaaatttaaaatatacttTTAATTTAACAAATTTGCAGTTTCTAATATTTTATCTCTTTTATGATAAAATTTGAAATGTCAACACTCAACAAGTTTTGTAAAATTTTaaaggtatttttttttaaacaaaaggtATTGTTTAAATTTATAGAGAAAGGTTTACGTATATAGGTTTTattaatatacatatatatatatacatattatatgtatattatatatgtatataatgtGTGTATGGGGCGGGGTGGGTACCATAGTATCCATACCCGCACCCGTACCCACTAaattttgcgggtaattactcatacccaacctcatacccatatagcgggtttttaccctacccatcgtgggtattttttgcgggtacccactgggtctcggacccattgccatccctaatgTCCCATGAGATTGTTCATTCTTCGGATTGTTTTGAATTACTTGAAATGGCGATGAGGTGGTGttgtcccacgtgatttggttgaaaacagaaatgattctatgttgttggatgtgttgtcatctatcttgaataAGTTGTTAGCTTATCTATCCTGTTATGTATTTAATTTCGAATAGCATGGTTTCCCCTTATGTGAAGTGATTTTGTGGAGTTAACATTttatgtttgctacttgttgcttgagcgcttaacgctattagggaAGGGAGAAACTTCCGATGAAGCTTAACCTATGCACATGACGTAGGAGAGCTTGTAGGCGGTGGAGTAAACATGGGAGAGGAAGTTTGATGTTTCTTTTTGTGGGCATTAATTGAGGCTTCTTCgctatctgaaaactctgttaccAAAACCTTACTTTTACCACTTGACTAAGTGTGTGCACTTAATTTGAATCTCGGTTATTTTATTGTGAATTACTCTTCGATTATTACTATTATATGTTGGGTACAGGTTCATAGTTAATTAAGGACATGTTATGTTTTAAAACTTATGGTTGAAGTGTTTTATCAAACAAGGTGATAGGTGCACTTGCTTTAGTGAtgatgagttttgttttttcaaaaaaaaaactcttgtgTTTTTGGCCAGCGCAAAATAATCATGAGATTTGatcggttactaaagtgattCCTCGATTGAGAAATTTGGGCGCTACACATCTTCTCAttctatgtctttcttcattagatttctctctcatactataattagtaggtagatgatgtcataatttttaaattttttagtaatttaaatattaaatgattctatattttaaaaaataattaatgcattaatagttattaatggcattagaataattaacaaaagtcaactGTGTCTTTTTTCGAAAATAACTAATGTATTAATTtaacatttaataatttttaatgacattagaataattaattaaagtcaattgtgactttttgcCTAATAAGATGTATGATGACAAAGTCTTTTTTTAAGAAGTCTCGTAGGATATCTCACGTGATAGGAGccggggacatatgggttgggtaggggaggtctAGGGATCAAATCCTAgcggtgcaatttatctttccgatgtacaaataattttttttttaataattatggttatttttatatatcaaaataaaaaaaaattgagtgtaATATTTtacgttcaaaatgatatcaaatatgccataagaaaattgatatcaaatagttttataggattgatttggaaattaattcaaaacttttgtattttatgttttcgtatatacatcttgaagattaaaatggtttttggtatattgattcgaagcataacaaattagaaaaaaaaaaagaaattagaaaGAAACTAAATATTAGAAGAAAAACTTAAATATGTATGTGatatacgtatttaaaaaagaaaaaaagagagagaaaatatgaaaatatctGATGTATACCAATAAAGTACTCTTATTTCATCCATGTATGACGCGAGATCAGTACTAGTAGTAGGTATtccaaattcaattttttaagaACTTGTACTGTTATGCTCAAGCCTTGATGTGTAAAATTTTAGCCATGATTTTTTTGTAAAGTAACTATATCTTTGATGGATGTACCCAGGACTTTCTATTGATGAGTTCTCAAGGAAAAAGTTGAACTTGAAAGCAGAAGAGCTTTCTGAGGAGAAAGCTTTGGCTTACTCATACCTTTGTTAGATTGCTAGCTTGTTTCTGTGCCTAGTGTCGTTAGGTTCccttgcttttatatatatatatatatatatatacactcaattattttgttttttatgcaAATCACATGTAATGTCTAATCCTTTCTATGAGGATATTTGAGCTTATGCATATTTAGGCATGGtggtataatattttttttgacataAGACATGGTGGTATAATAAATAGGCCACCTCCTGCAAAATTCAGTGGCGTTGGTGTGAATGTTCGAATTTTCCCTGAATGCATTTTATTCTTTATATTGTAACTTTAATGGAGATTGaattaattcaattcaattcaaacaACACTTACAAAGAGGGTAATCTAACCCTAACAATGAGCAATACAACATAGGCACATAGGTGTAAAAAGCACAGTAAATTAAAGATAGGCTTGCTTGATCTAATTTCTAAACTGCCCTAATTACTGAAATGAATACTAAGAAAACTCACTAACCACTACCACTAAGTTCAAACACATAAAATGCAGCAAACTTCCATGTTTTTTTGTTTCAACTTCCACAACTTTTTGGCTTTGATAAAGTTATTTTAGCATTGTGGTAGCTATGCTATCACATTTCATTGAAGTTAGCCTCCATtactatgttttcttctttAGCCATTTTTGGCCAAAATCAATGCTTTGAAAAGGAAGAAGACCTTGTTGATCTCTGGAGTCTATATGGCTCATTGGTCGAAGCTATGCAAGTAAGCGGTAGAGATAGCTGGTTCTAGAGAGACATGGAGAAGGTGGATTATAAGAGTGGCTGGTGGCAGGAAGAGAACATCTTGCTTGTAAGATCCCACATCTTGGTGCAAGAACCATACTGGATTTATACATTTAATTTGCTTATCTATTCAACATTCCGTTGTAGTCTAGTTGGTCAGGATACTCGGCTCTCACCCGAGAGACCCGGGTTCAAGTCCCGGCAACGGAACTTTTTTGCTTATTTTAAGTGATAAAAATATTCTGGTTTCAACTCGTTAAATGGTATCAAAGCCAAACTCTATGATCAATTATGCCAAAGtttaattagtaaattacaccactttcaaaaaaaattagtaattacacaatttttgttttttgttgaaTCAAAGCACCTTCATCATATGTCAATTGATGAAAATGGTGGGAAATATAACTTCTCTGAACAACAAAAGAAGTCTTTTTCCTAACCTTCTGTCAAGCAAAGAAGCAATCAGAACTTTGTGGTTCTAAAACACGAACTATTACAATCAAATATGAGTATTATTGCTTCCTAAATTGGACGAGACTTACTATCATGATAAAGTGAAGCTAGGAGATAAGTCCAACATTTCCATCATGAGAAATATTGAGAGACAAAAATTCTGAATAAAGATAATCCTAATGGGCTTACCTGTGATGTTTTCGCTGTCCTGAATTTTAACATAAACTTGTTGAGTGTTGGTTGATACATTAAAATGGATATAAATTATCCTTTAGAGATGGAGCTAGAATGCAAAATCATggattgaaaattaattttaattgttgAAGCCAAAAAGACAGAAAACCGAATGTTTCCTCTTTATCTGCACAAAGCTAGTCTAAATTTGAGGGTAGATACATGGCTATCGAATTTTTTAATTGGACATCTAATTTTTGGTGGAATATTAGAATAAGAACATAAACATGTTGATCGGTTTTCTTAAATTTACATCTCCTTCATAAGTTTGTGAAGAATGTATTGTTATGAGGAAAACAACATTGTGGTCCATTTGTACAAGGAAAATAAAGGAGAGAAAAGAAGGTATTAGAATTAAATAATTCCGCATAGGTAGGAAATAAAACCTTGTTATAATGGCAGTAAAagatgtgaaggtatgaaaaacactaaaaaTGGGGTTTAAATAGGGTTTTGAAGTAAAAATGGTTTCTTTTTAAGTTCACGTAAACTTTCGGAATCAAAAGAAGGAGAGCAAAGAGTaaagagagaaacacacaatgattttatcctggttcacttgaacaaatcctcaagctaatccagtccactcattaaggtgatttcttccttcgtcgaatgaaggtaatccactaatcaaatgatgttacaactgcactagcacaccttgctcagtgactaacaatcctaagaactagtaaacactaagacacacaagtcttagtcttctcaaggccTACTGGTCTAACCGGTCCATTAACGAAATACAATCAAGAGTTTGAAAGATTGTGTTTACAAGAAagttgcttctaaacaagcagtgtaaacaaattaagaataatgaagaaaaagattgcTAAGGTTTATCGCTTGAATGAGAGTTGTATTGCAATGCAGTGTATTagtctttttcttcctttcttcagccCTTAAATACTCCAAGCATAAGTTGATATTTCCGTTGTGAAATTCTATCTGTTGGAGGGTACTTATGAAATTTCCAGAACGTACAATGGTTGATCCTCGTAGGTAGACTGGTCATAATAGTACACTGCAAATGTACTATTTGATAGTGACCATTTGTCCTTTactgttgacttctgatctttaGAGGCGCGCTTCAAATGTGAACTTGTGGAGCTTCTAGTCAGAGTCACGAGgatgcttggatcttcagaacttcaagtcttcagcttctggaccgttcccttcaaaacttctggtcttcataatagaagcacttggtcttcagagccagctttcattgggtcttcagaatcttcaagtcttcagagtctttgaccgttcactttagaacttctggtcttcagcaCTCAATTCTTCAGAACCCttatcagagctttaatcttcagaacatctgaagcagTAAACTACCGTTCATCAGAACGTAGTGAGTGCAGAAGCGGTTTGTTGGTCGACACtttggtctttgacttctgATGAAAAACTCCtttcaatcagaatcagaaaCTGTTTGTCATATACACAAACGaaaaacgttagagtaccaaagttgttcaaactcaaaatatatacttgttatcatcaaaacctagagatgtacacaaaaccaaatcttggtcttacaagaTGCTTAATCATCTTATGTTCTAAAGTCTTTGTTGAAAAGAAAGTTGGTAGATCAAGTAAATAATTGACCAACAAGAAAACGTGTCATTATTGACAATCAAAAGTCATCAGTAATGTTCGATcttatcaagaaaaaaaattagtgacGTTCGAAAACAGTCAATACAGACAAATTTCGGACAGTCTAGTTCTTGTCGGTATTTACATTGTTGAAAACTTGTACCGGCCGCTTTTGGGTATAATCGTCTGTAATTTACCGACAACGTTGGCTGTCGGTAAATTACCGACCTGTCAAGTTCCTGCTGTCCATATGTTAACAATGTCCAAAGTCGTTGAAAAACTATCAACAACTCTGATCGTCAATGAACATGCGAGAAAAAAATCTGTATCTAaacatcatcaccaccaccactttcTTCTTATTGTTCAATATCTTAACAATCATCATATGCTCCACTTACAGTTTATGTAACCCTAAATTTTATGAACCTCTATTGTTGGTTGAAGATATGACATTTCTTCTCCTTGTTAAGGCTCCAATTCATGTCATTGGTCTCCACATGTCCACATAGTTTTGTCTTTATTGCAATACACTATCCACCCTCAGTACAAAACAAAATATACTTACGAATGGACCATATCAAATATAAAGtcgttaataatttttttttcttgggggGCCGTCTTAATCATCAACCTAGCTCATTCCTAGGTGTAGTTGTCGGTAGTTCAACGTTATCGGTTTATTTGCGAAAAATTTAGGGTGAGAGAATGGTGGTCCAATTTCCTAAATTAAATTCTATTAGTTTACCAACGAGTTAAATATGATTGTCAATTTAACCGTCGGTAAACTGTTGAAAGTTACTAACAGCATAACCATCTTTGATAAGTTTAGAAGTAGAAAAGACCTCACTTGATCGACTTGAGGTTTGTCTCTTCCTAAAACTTTCTTTCGCTGATCGAATGATAAAAAACATAAGTATTTGACAGCCACTAACCTTTATTTTAGCCATCTTAATAATTTAGTTTGATACTCTTAAAATAATATCTAATTGCACTTTAAATTTCTCTTTTGTACAGCAGTTGATATTATGTAGTCCAAATTGTACTACCCCACCCACTTGTCTCACTGCACAGTTACCTAGGCAGCCAAAATAATGTACTTTCCGTCATCTACTATTGATCGTTTGTAGCAAGTAAACAAAGTTCATGGTGGACCTTTTCAACTTTAATTTGATCATCCATTTGAGTGCATTATTCATGCACAATCATAGGGGTGCACATGAGTTGGGTTTGatgaattttggttaaaataaaatttgaaccgatcaaaattgtctgggttggATTGAGTTGGAttaaatgaatttcttcttcggacccgatccgaaccaacccgacgaagtttAGATTGGGTTGGATAGATTTattgggtcactatattaaaataataatatatctgaaatattaaaaaatcttacaaaaattattataaattcagaaaaaagttataaaaaatactaaatatgttatactactaaatagcatgaaaaagacacaaaaagttatagaaataataccacataaatgacatataaccaaatatcatgaaaacataaaacttcattaccaaatgacatgaaacaatctaatataaatagtatctaaaaagtgaaaaacaacactaaataTCATGTCATAacacttagaacttagattTCTCCAACATGTCAAATAACTATgtataaacatgtaacaaataactacgaataaatactctaagttcaaatatgacaaataactacaaatacttaagtcttaaagtttcaaaaagtcatcactccgacactagcactccaagtatgagtaaaattataaaaattatttttatatgtatggattctgggttgggttggatggatttgaactgaatccgaaatccgatccgaacttggttggtttgtagtaaaatccatccgacTAACCAGATTGTctgatccaacccgcattttttctattagatcggattgggttggacggGTTCATTGGATTTACTCGGCCATGTTCACCCCTACACAATCATACTataaagaaaacattattgaaaGTTGATAAGAAAGCTCAACAAAGGGCATGAGAATTTTGAACACTTCATCATAAAAGTACATCATTTATTAGTATTACAATCAATTAACTCTGACCTAACTAAACACTAATTTGTAGAAAAGCAAAAAAAGTTAGAGAGACTTGCTGATTTGCACAGTATAcataaaagaaggaaaaaaaaagtcagTATTTCACTTGCACTCCCTTTTCCATATAAGTAGCCGGAGAAGCTTACGTGGGTAGCTTCTCGAGGttgaattgattctgaggataaattagttgatccaaacatgataATAATGTTGTCAAACGGTCAAATTCGAGTTACCATGTCATTAAAACTAATCTATGATCTCCCCAATTTAATAATACCCTCATTGATCATGCTTGTGACAAATTCAGAACTCGGGCAGTTCTACTGGATCCTCAGTTTTGATGAATATGTCATACCAGAAATCCATGCCATCATCAAAGTTTGAATTAGAGCCATAGCTCTGCTTGAAAGTTTCATCATAATTAAATGGTTCTTCAAGTGGTAATTCATTTGAGACTGTCAAAGATGGCAATGAGGGGGTTTCAATTTCATCATCCATAGCTGCTTCTGACCAGAAACTCTCATCAATTTCAGGCATTGTCTCCATAGACTCTGTATCTTCTTCACTTTTAGCATTTTTTTGGCTCTCATCACCAACAGTGACTGATGAAAAATCACTAGAAGTTGTTGTAGTGCATGCTGATGAAGACTCCATGTCACGGAAACTAAGAGTAACAGGTTCTGATGATTGAGTTATGGTGCTGGAATTGGAATCAGAGCGTTTAATTTTCGATTTAGAGACTCTAATTTTGGGTTTTGAGcttggttgttgttggtgttctGTTTttggcagcttcttcttcaaatGAGTGTGCCacacattttttatttcattgtcTGTTCTTCCTGGTAATTTTGCTGCAATTGCTGACCACCTGAAAATAAGGATCAaaattttgattaattaactaatatatttatgaaataaTTGCACGAGATTCGCGtttagtttatttatttatagtgGACTAGAAAACAACAAACTTTGATATTATATATCTTAATAAATTACAGATTACAAGGACAGTGAATCTCATTGCACATTTTACATATTGCTGCATGTGCCATAAACTGCCATTCAAAGTTCTGTGCAAGGCAGATCTAAATCAGAGATTCTTGTTGTAGTTGCAGCCTCACCTTTATTTTTAGTTTGTAGTTATTGGTTGTGATGTTATAGAATGATAACTTTAATCCCACTCTCCTATTTCTTTCTTGATACATCATTAGTTATAGACTTTTAGCTTATGCATTTGAGGATGAAGATCCTCCTTTTCTATTTGGTGTTTCATTCTCTAACTCACcaattaaattacataatttgaTCTGTGAGACATAGAAGAAGACATTAAATAAAGAAGAAGACATTAATTGAGAGCAAATGATTTCAATTTGTATTATAAATGTATCTTGCATATTTTTACGCATCATTTCTTCATCACTTTTTGTATATTGCTCCTATAAATTGATTATCATAACATTGTGAAATAAACCATTGAGATTTGAAGAACTCCACAGTTTATTAAAATTTTGCAAGTATATATaatgggttgtctaaatgactcctATGTGAGTTACTAACTCACAACTCAATGGACCAAcatgattttttataaataaaatatagaaattttaactcacttatcttcaatgtgattgaatgatgagttatttaatccAAATTTTCTCATAGGTCATTTAGACTACCTCATATATAATTACACTCAAGAttgtttatttttcaataaatttcaataaatgattgtgataacttatttcaacaaTATGAGAGAATTAAAACCAGTTAGCCATGATGTTGGGATTAAATGATCTACTCTAGTCTCCCTATGGAATAAATATTACTTAACACCTcttattcattttaattttcttgAATGTTG is a window of Lotus japonicus ecotype B-129 chromosome 5, LjGifu_v1.2 DNA encoding:
- the LOC130718727 gene encoding transcription factor MYB30-like, which produces MVRAPCCEKMGLKKGPWAAEEDEILTSYIQKHGHGNWRALPKQAGLLRCGKSCRLRWINYLRPDIKRGNFTAEEEESIIKLHEMLGNRWSAIAAKLPGRTDNEIKNVWHTHLKKKLPKTEHQQQPSSKPKIRVSKSKIKRSDSNSSTITQSSEPVTLSFRDMESSSACTTTTSSDFSSVTVGDESQKNAKSEEDTESMETMPEIDESFWSEAAMDDEIETPSLPSLTVSNELPLEEPFNYDETFKQSYGSNSNFDDGMDFWYDIFIKTEDPVELPEF